ATCATGTTATACTGTGTTTTTTTATATAGAATAATCATGTTATAAAGTTAGAGTATTGAGACATGTTTGATAGGCCAATTTAAAGTATTTGTAAGAATATATCAATCATGTTATACTATTAAAGTATTGAAACATGTTTAATGGACAGATTTAAAGTATTTTCTAAGCATACTCTAGTAGGCTGAATGACATAACGGTTTATATCAGCTTTGAATTCCATTGTGTTAAAAGTTTAGAATAGTTTATCTCATTTCTAAACTCTAAACCACAAATTTCACACAATTCAGACATGACGATTTGTAATAATACATATGAATTTAATTTTCATTAAATGCAAAATGAATGAATATGGATTTTGATTGGCAGGACAGGTAATAAACCAGGAGATTCAGACAAAAAATAATAAAAACAAAAGATACAAAAATAAATAAAGACATGCACCGGCCACCGCGGATTACGTCTCTACTCTCGACTTGCCTGGTAGAGCGTGGCGCTAATCCTATCTCAAAATGACCCTTATGACCTTCGTAGCGGCCGCTCCTTAAGTTAAACAGAGTGGGTAATTGTGGACAAGCCACGTGCTAATTACGCGGTTGACATAAATTGCATGTGTGCCAGAATGGAAAATACAAGTAAAATCTGTCCAGAGGCCCAACGGTCCAAAACACCAAAGTCCAAACCAGAAAAGGATGCCAGAAAATATGTATATTTTTCTGATAGTGATGCCAGAGAAAATATATAAATACAATCGCAAGTTCCTAACCCCATTTAATAATCTTGATCCAGAAAATGTCGTTATTTAATTTTCTTCACAATCTAGTGCTGGGAAAATTAGCAACCATGGAAGTATTTGGGTTGTTAGTGACTATACAATATTCCACAAGTCCAACGTTATCTGAGAGTGAGAGTGAAAAGAGGGGAAGAATCTTTCTATTTTGTAACTTGTATGCACTGCAGAAGAAGAATAAGGCAAATGGTTTGGGATTTGTGGAGGGCAGAGGTTTTCATTTTCATATAGTTCTATCTATCATGAGGTGTGGACGTGTGGTAGTAACACCTTGAAACTTGAAAGCCAGATGAGGAGGGCAAGGAGGGTGCAACGCCCAAGTTCAAGTTCTACTCGTTTTTGTTTTCTGGGATGAAGACACTAAATGGCAACTAGTGGAAGATTTTAGCTCTGGTTTGGACTTTGGAGAATGAATTGCTTCGTGGAGAAAGCCCAGTCACATTTTGCTCTGCGTTTCTAATCAACATTCCTCTGGGCCTGGGCTATCAGCTTAGGCACCCACAATACCTTTTTTTTTTTGTTCATCAACTATATTCAAATTTCTTCCACGTTAGTATGACAGGTCAAAGTGAGAAGTTTGATAAATGAAGAAAGGAGGTTCGAAATTGACATGTCTATACCAAACTTATGTTAGAGATAAATGCATTATTACATCAAATATTAGTTTGTGATCGGTGATAGAATTATTGAAGAGAAATGCAAAAAGGTAAAGATAATTATGCACATTTGGTACCCAATACTACATTACACCTTTTTATTTGTTAAGATTTTCTCAGACTCATGTAGGTTACCTTAAATTGTACTAATATTAACTCATGTTTAGTGTTGTATGGTATTAGAGTAGTTTGCTTGGTTTGAGGTTTAGAATTATAGTGTTATCTAAGGATGACAAATTTGAGCACCCATAATAACACAATCTAAGGAGGCCAAAATGAAAACAATGTGCTACGTAAGCTCATTTATTTTAATACCCAGTAACACAAAACATGATACTAACCAAACTGGACTCCTTATTTAGAGCTTATGTATACATCTTGTATTCAACAGTTGATTGTGAACAACACATCTCAATCTATTTATATGGTAATTAAAGTCCATAAAGATTAATAAAATGACCTAACTATCCTTACATGGTTAACAAACGGTAAGTCAGTAATCAAGGCTAAGAAAATGATGTTGCATTGCCCCCTTTTTAATGGTTACAGTTACAAACTCGACATAGACAAGGGATTAAGTATGGAAATCAAGAAAGTAAAACGTTAAAGATGAAATGGTTGCAATCAACCATGTTGATCTGAGGTCACCTCTAATTTTGTCATGGAGTCTGTGTTGGGCTTGTCGCGTAAGAAAGGGAGAAAGAGAGCGAGTGTGAGACCCGTCACAAAAGTACATTTCTAACTACTCCTCTATCTCCTAATTCATCTTTGATCTTTGCTAATCATGAGGATGCTTGAGAATCAAGTCACCTAATGGTAGTTGAATTGTTAAACTATTAATCATCTATCTTAATCTTGTTTTGTGTCTGTGATGAGATAGCATCGGTTTTCCTGGGACCAAAAATTTTCAAGGCATTATTGAAATATGAGACTTAATTAGTTGGTACACCTAAACTAGTGCTGCTCACCCATATCTTTCACCATCGGTCCAATATATATAACATTCCAAACAATCCTTGCCTTGCACCCAAATCAAATTGCTGAGTTTTTTTTTTGATACAATCAAATTGCTGAGTTGCTTCCCTTAATAACATAAAGAGACGACCAACTCGATCTCAAATTATTCTAGCAACAAATTAGCAACTCTTTGCTTCTCTTTTGTTCAAAACTATTATTAACTATACATTACTAACATGTCCGTTGACGACCCTATATATCTCCTTACTCAATTTGTATCATAACATTCAAGAGTAAGCTCGAATAGAATTCAAGACTCTAGAATGGAAGTTTCAAACACGAGTCTAAACTATATATGTGATTCAAACACGAGTCTAAACTATATATGTGATTCATGGATCGAGATTGTATGAGTAAATCTATATATATTTGGAAGAGTAAAATGGAGAGCAAAAATCAGAATATAACTTGTCCGAAGTATACATAATAACTTCCTAGAATCCTAGAGTTGATCTTGCCCTAGAATGTAGCAAGAGGCCAGTGCGCCTTTCTCAATCATGTAAAATCTGTCACACTGTGATAATTTATCAAGAAAAACATCCCACATATGATATGAACACAGGGGCATTATGTAAACAAAAATTTTTAAGTGGAACAAGCATAAAGAAAATGTACAAATCCTACTCGTCTTCCACAGTATGTTTTCGTCTAGGATCTGTAATATTGATTTTCCAGTGTCCATTGGGAAACTTCAATTTTCTAGCCTTCCTCCGCTCCCAGTTCACATTAGTCCTTCTCTCCTTGGTCAACAGACAAAACTTCTGCAACTTCTCGTCCAGCTTATCGTGAATCTCCCACCACCTCCGGTGTGCCGCGTCACTCGCGTACACGAACTGGTTTTGTATGTCCCAGTTACAGTCATAGTCCCTGTAACACAGCCATGGCTTCAACCCCAAGTAATGTATCGAGTACAGCTTCGGCGGGTGCGCCCCGAACAGCCCGTCCTTCTTCTTCTGCTCGAGCGTGGTGTTGGACCAGAAGTTCTTCAAGTAGTTAACCCTTCTCGGAAGTCGGTGCCACCACACGAAGATCTCGTTGAGGAAGCCCTGGTCGCCTCCGTTGTACGAAACGATGTCGTCACGGTGGTCCATTAGGTGCTGGAAGGTGCAGTTGGAGGGCTCGATGATCATGACGCCGGAGTTGAAGAGGTGGATGTCGTTGCCGGTGGCCGACATCTGAGGGAAGTGGAAGAGGAGGTCGAGGTTTCGAAGTACAACGATGTCGGCGTCGATGAAGATGACCTTGTCGTAGTCCGTGAGCTGCCAGAGGCGGAACTTGCTGTAGTTGTACTCGTTGTAGGTGCCGTTTTGGGCTTTAGGGTTTCGGATACGGTTTATGAACCGGAGCTTCCAGCCGGCGGCGGCGAGGGCGTCGCGTTTGGGGGCGGAGATGGAGTCGTCGAGGAGGAGGACGAGGTCGCGCTTCGTGCCGGTTTGGAGGAGGCTCTGAGCTAAGGTTATGGCGCCGCAGACGTAGGAGCCCGTTGTGTGGAGGACGGTCACGTAGGCTTCTTTGGCTGCATTCTTTGTTGAGCCTTGGATCTTGGACAGGTCATACACTTCGTCGATTCCTGCAACACATAATATTCCTATTAAATCCTCAATTCTAACGGTGCTAATGTTTAAAATTCAGTACTCTAAAACTACTTTAAAGTTTAGATTAGAGACGGTAAGACTTGAGGGCAGCCTCACCAGGCTCGTTTAGAACATAAAGGCTATAAGTTAAGACTTGAGCTAGCATACCTTGTCCCCAGAGAGGCAAAGCCAGATTGCAAGAGCCAACAGGCAACGACACCTTTTGCTTCAACTTTGCCATATCTGCCTCATACAACCACCAATCTCCTTCTTGTTTCACCAAGTCACTGCACCTAAAAATCTCAAGCATTGGCCTACATTTGCTCCAAAACACCACCTTTGTCTTCAAATTCCTGTCCTTGGCTCCTCTCTTCACGGCCAGATTCGCCGCTATGAGATGGACTTGCAGCCTAAACACCTCCCTATTCCACCCCTCCTCCGGGTACTTGCACGGCAATTTAGCTACCACGAGGTTCATCCTGTCGTAATTTCGGTACTCCGGCATTGGTATCTCCGGGCAAAATGGCACATCAGTCTCTTCCTCTTCATCAATCCACTCAGGAAATAAATCCTCCCATTTGAAAAACTCTGAAACCCGGTTGAAACGAACTGGTATGACCTTTCCAAACCTCTTCCACTCGCTGACATCATCTTCTTCCATATTCACCATCCCAATCTTAATCCCCTTCCTTATTCTTCCTTCCAAAAAGCTCGGCACCTCCATTTTAGTACTCGCATTCAACCCTTCACGCCGTGTGACTATATAATCCTCTTTTGTCTCCTTCACTACCTGCTTCATCATCTTAACGCCATCATCCACCTGTATAGATACGATATTAACATCAAAACATCGACGATATATAATCAGGAAACATCAAGTACATTGTAAGCATGAAATAATGACGTAAAATCGAAGGGGAGGTTACATTAAGAGAGGGATAGTCTCACCTTACCCTTCTGATGGCAGTCGCTAAATGAGCACCTAAGCAGAGATACTGCTGCGTTCTGGTAATAGATAGTGGCAGACGGCTGGAGAAGAAGACCAGCGTAAACAACAAAAAAGAGAGCAAGGAAAACCAGGTTGACTCGGATGACCAAAGCCTTCGAAGAAGCGATCTTCGACAGCTTCTGGAAACCATTTCCTTCAATCATCTTAACCTTTCTGGGGTTGTGATCACACCGATCGATCGTGCGTATTTATAGTGCACCGAAGTTTCTGCTTTACGGTAAAACTTGATAAGCACTAGTCGATCATGGTGATGACTAGAACATTTGAGAAAGGAACTTCAGCTACAGCGAGCTTGCGGTGCTTAATAATTTACTTAATTGGAGAACTCAGACAGCGAAAGATTAGAGTAAACCTCAAAGAAAGCACAAACCATATATAGAAAGCTCCAAGTGTCGTTTCCTTGTTCTTGTACTTCGTTTCCTTCGCAACAAACAAGCTGGGAGCTAGCAAGCCTTGCTTTGCTTCTTCCGCTTATTATTCCCAGCTGAGAGTAATACTTAAGGTTATGGAGAGTATGTGTTTTTTTTCAATTCCATTTCTATCCTTGGCTTTTCTCCACTCCACGCCTTTTGTGAGTTTCTCCTTGCATGATTTAAATTTCTTATTTTACTCCAACAACTCTTTCTTGCAAAATTAGATGCATTATGAAATGTGTTGAACACTGGTACTAGTTTTTCTCTTCACAAATTCTGTTTCTTAATGTTAGAATTAAGGAGGGAGAGAAATGGCATTATTAGTAGTCTAAAGTAAACATTAAGGTAGGGAATTTAGAAATCTTGAAAGAGAGGTAGCCGCCCCTCCAACTCCAACCACTATTTAGTTGGCTAGTCTACTTCTGCTACATGCAATGCAATGTCGGTTTTACCCCATTACTAATTCTTCTCCATATGGTATTGCCAACTATAATCCTCCTTAATTACTTCAGTGATTTAGGTTAGACATCAACACATCACGGAAAAAAGAATGATTAGAGAACATGTTTAGCACGACAACAAATCAACAATAGCCTGCCTTTGTATGGTAAACCATCTCAACGTAAAATATTGATTGAGACCAACTGACGACTTAAGAGCATGAACCTTAAGTTTTGCAACGTTTACTTGGACTGCTTCAAACAATAATTAAAACCCGCCTTTTGTACCAGTCTCGACATTGTTGAAGCTTCATTAGCAAGAAATGGTTATGGCAACAATAAATTGCCAAGAACTACCTCCTTTTGCTCACACTAGGATAGAACTCAGCCAACAAAGTTAACATGTGCACCAAGTTAAACATAAGACCATCATCCATAGCCACAAAAACCCTTGCAAGTTCGAAACTTCGAATAGTATTTGTGCCTCGTGAGGCCACACTTTCAAAAGATGTACAACCACCAGTTGCCAATTTCTGTGGCTCTATCAAGTAATATGGAGTGTTGATGATAATCTAATTCCATTCTAGATTTTCAATAATTGAGTTACACGGTTGAAGTGCAAATTGATATTAAAACGGTTGGAAGACTCTCAACCCCCTCTATGAGAGAAGACTCTTAACCTCCTCTATGAGACGAGAAACTTTAGAACAAGATCTAGAGAACATTGATATCAAATGTCTACTTTACCATGCACCAATTTCTTCAGCTGGCAATTTACTAACCTCCGCCAAAATGTATTCGGCTTGTTTCAATCTGCTATATTCAATTATTCACAGCCTCCCTTTGCATATTATTGACCAATTACAAGCCTCTCTCTGAAGATTCACATTACGACACGGCAAAAGAAAGAGGAGCAAGAAAGTTAGCTGACCTGCTTTATTACGAGCAACTGGAAAACATGCAATGACCCGACTGCTAAACTAAGTTCTTGTATGGTTAGTAGAGGTTGGGCTTGGTAGGTTTCATTTTTTAACCACATCTTGAATGTGTTGGGAGTAGCTTTTGCCAGGCGGAATAAAAATCAGATCTTCCCATCCGGAATTCTTTTCACTTGACTGCATTCACATTAAATTTCTTTTAATAAAAGTACTAGAAGCAACATGTAGTATATATAATTCATGCAGCAAACAGAATGAGTACCTCCATTTTTCTCAAAACATCTTCCAAACTTCCAACCTGTAAAAGCAATTTATAATGAAATAATGAGAACGTAGAGAATGCAATAATATAACAAAGAGACATAAAAGTTTAAATTTAAATTGCACATTCATTTCTTTCCGTATGAATCCAGTATATTATTTAGTACATCCTTCTTCAGGAACAAAATACATTCTTTTTCCCACTCTTCTGATATCAAATATATAAAACACTAAAACAGTTATTTCTTTGCGTAATAAATGAGGCAAAACTAATGGCAGCTAATAATACCATAATATTTTGAGACACCCCTGGTCCTCGGGATGATCTGGAAACCTTTGACAATTCCTTTTCTATATCTTCCTGCATGGAAAAGCAATATTTTTCTACTGTTAAATCAATCTGATGAAATGCAAGTCACTAAAACAATATATCCACAAGAGCTTAAACCATCATAACTTACCTTAGTGAAATATATTGGGCAGTAACGCTTGTTTTTCTTCTTCACAACCAGAAGGTCGGACTGTAAAAAGGAAATTAGTCATAGGCTACATTGCCATAATACATATGCAAGCAACACAATCATCTTTTTAATTGCTTGAATATATTTGGCAGTTACAGGTGCAGATTATGCAGTAGAGCACGGCACAGCAATGTGGTGATTCTGCTGCATGGGTACTTCACAAGCCCATACTGTCCGGAAACCTCTTACTACTGGACTTGTACTTTTTTATTATTATAAATGTAAGTTTACTACTTATAGATGCATACCACCACGGCACTACAGCTATACATGACATAGTACATCCTGAATTCCTCTATGCGCCAACTCAGGAGCTATCATCTTTGTAGAATTTCAAAGAAAACCATCACAATGAAAGAAATAGATTATCCTACCTGAAAAACAGGAACTCCATCAAATGCACTCTTGCCCGCAGCTTTGAGCTAGAAATCAGACAATATACTTTGAGCCAATCTTGATTATTACAATAAAAGATATCACATAATAGTTCAACGTCTGAATGTTTAACTGTTAACAAGCAGTAGTTAGCTGTCACATAATAGTTCAAAAGGTTGTATGATTGTCTCTGCTACATCCATTACATCGACGCCCCACATTCCCACTATGCACTCAGAAAACTCAATGTCCAAAAGCCTATAAATCGAAGCTATTACTGTATTACATGTAAATATGTGTATAAGATATTTGAATTTCCTTTTAATTGTGATTTCAAAATTCCAACCAACAGTTGTATACACAGCCAACACACACAAACTTTTAAAATAGCGAATCAGAAACCTACCTCCAGTGCATTCTTAATTTGAACCGGGTCAGGCAAAAACCTAAATGCAATTCCTTCAACCTTCAGCATGTACACCTACAAAGCATACAAGTAAAAATGAATGCTAAAACCACCAGGCACCAGCTTAGCACTCTACTCGAAATTGCTGTAATACTGAATATCAACAGGGAGTATCAGTAAAACTACCATGACGACTAGCATTATCACTTCAACAACTACTACATTACTTATATTCAAGTAGCTGAGCTCTGAATAGTCACCTGATCAAGAGTGATTGGGACGACCTTGGCCGGACTTCTCAACTCCCTTGTCCGAGTCCGAACCTGAATCACCAATGTACACACATATAATTCCATCACTGACTCCGTGATTAGTTAATCAAGCAACTAAATTACAATTAAATCAATTCGAATCATACTAATTCACCTGGATATGCAACTAATTTCTATCTCATCAAACTCACATTTCGGATATCTTCATTTCAAAAATCTGAAGCTAAACTACTACTAACCTGAGCGAGGAAGGCTTCGGCGTCTTCTTTGCGGAAGCAAAGGAGGCCAATGGACTTGGCTTGATCGGGGTCAGAGATGAGCACGAACTCATTGTTCGAATTGCTAATAGTATACACCGCCGTGCCGACCAGGCTCTTCGCCACGTGGTCAGAGCTGAGAGTCGCGGTGGCGGCCAAGGCGTGGTTCGGCTGGCCCACCCAAGCCAGAGGCGGAGTGCCCGAGGCGGAGAGCAGGCGCCGGGTCGCCGGCGGGAGGAGGTTACCGGCGAACCGTTTGGTGTCTTCGAGGCGGTTGGAGAGGTCGGCAGCGAGACGGAGGCAGTGGTGGTGGATGAAGCTGGAGACGGAGAGAAGAGGTCTCGAGGGTTTTGGGGACTCCATTAGTGACTGAGAGAGTTGAAGCTAGTAGGATTTTGTTTTTATTCCTCTTTTTTTTTTTTCTTCAATTTTTATTGTAAAAAGTCCAATACATCTCTGACCGTATCCAAGACGTATCTGAGACGTATCCAGACTTATACGAGTCGTATCCGGACGTATCCGAGCATTTTTCCAAAGTATCTAAGCACATCGCTGCTGTATTCATTGGAAAAATTCTTGGAAACGTCTCGGATACGCTCACAGTGTGTTTGGATGAGGGTAAATTCTCGAGAATTTAATCAAAACTAAGAAATTCCTAATTTCTATGACTGTTTCCCCCGTTTGGATTCTTATCCTGTGAAATTAACAATTTCCACGGGAAAATAATCGTGGAATTTGGGAGATTAAATTCTCGACTTGAATTCTTCACAAAATATGTGTTATTTGTCCATTCCCTTAACTAAGGTTAGTCTAAATACAAATTCTTGTCATTTTAAAATTATACATCATGAAATCTAAACAATAGAATTCTCAATTAATAAAATTTAAATTAATAAAATTGTAATTCCCATAATTTTAAAATTTCTATAAAATTTGAAATTACTTAATCTAAACACAACGTCGGGATATAATTTTGGTTTTCCCATCGGGGTATGGATTTCACGACCTTTTCTGTTTGATAATTTTGGCGAGGGATTCGAGGTAAGTTGTTTCCACTTGCGGTTGTAACGCGTGGATGGCACGTTTAAAGGATTAGCTTATGTGGTTGTACACCTTGCTTGTGAGCGCGTGTGGGTTGAGTACTAGAGTTGGCGATTTTGGTATGTTGGTGGCCCAATCAAACTCAAAGCCCAGATGCCCAGACCCAGTCTAGTCGTCACTTCCAGCCCATGGTTATATAGCCACAAAAATTAGACAATTTGTGAAAAGTGAGAACACATTTTTTCTTTTTTCTTTTAGTCAACGTACTCATGAAGTGCCTAGTACTATTTGGTCTAGTGACATTATTTTCTTTTTTGTAAGTGAGAGGTCGTGAGTTCGACTCACATATAATTTTTAATGTTAAAGAAAATTAGAAAATTAATCTAATTTGTAAGAAACTGAGATATATAGGTAATAGTTAAGAATAATGAATATCATTAAGCAACCGAGATAGTTACGAACAAGAAAAATACATGTGAGAGTGTTTTTGTATTATTACCTAAACAATGTTGTCATTTGTAAGATTTGACTAATTGCCCTTATATTGTAGCCATAGGATTTCGTTTGGATGACAACATTTTGTTTTTGGTTGAGAGATGACAACACTCTATATCTGTGGTGTTGGAAGAATGACCACATAATGACTTTAGGATCTCGATCATTTTCTTATAGCACCAGCAGAGTCTAGCACACACCCTTACATATATGTCTAGATAGTAGATGCTTTGATAAATCAACTTCGGACCTTGATTAGCCTCAACGTATCAGATGGTCCATTCCAAAGGAGTGACCTTGAGAACACAGGGTGGTGTTTAGCCACTTACATGTTAATATTAGCGCACCTTGTGTTCCCACGACACCCCTTTGGAACACACCGTTTATCTGTGCAGCTTCCATTATGAACACACCTTGTGAGAGTCACCGGTTTATACATCTCAGAAAGCCTGCGACTCGTATTCGGTTGGTTTTAAAAGCACCTACTCGGATTCAGGAGAGAAACTTGAAGTTTTGATCGATGTTTTCATAGATTCATATATGACTTCATTGACTTGGAAAAGCTAGCGTTTTTATTTATACTGTGTTTCTACAAGTATTTAGTCTTCGATGTTGGCTGTGTTAGGAGTATTCGACGCAATAAACATTCTTGTCATATTGAGTAAGTAGTTGGAACACTATACTAATCTATCTGTTGTATATATGATGGGAATTCTATCGAGTTTGAAAGGGTGATTGATCCCCAATCTATTGGGGGCATGCATGCCCAGCTTTTAAGAACTTCGTGTTTCTATATCCAGACTCTCTATCCATACGCAAAATATACCAATATTGGTGATGGTTGTCCCTGCAGCAGTATTTACGTAAGTTCCGTAGCCTCAATCGATCTGATCGTACATATATAATACTTGCATCTCTGATTCAAAAAGAAGAACAAAGCAGCATACCGGCCGTCTGCCACGATGTTGCGTGATTAGCATGAAAGAATAAATATCTGCTGATTGTCATCGATTCTACTCCGATCCCTATCACAATAATTCATTGTTAACCTAGCTTGTTGCAACTCATCGATAGCTAAGACAGATACCCTAATCTCAGATTATCACACAATGCATGGTCGCTGTTGGTCACCCTTTATTTGCTGTGATATATATCCACAAGTAGATAAGTTTGATATCGAGGACACGATTGAAATCCTTGTTGATCTTTTATTCTTAGCTAGGATGACTGGAAGACCCAACACATGCCCTCATGATTCTATCATATCTGGATTAAGTTAACATTGTCAAGTCTCATTCTTAGAGTATTACGGTGATAATCATAATCTGCCCCCTGCATGCATGCAGCTCATACCCTTAATTTGGCTATTAGACTTCGACTCCGTAATATATTTAACAATCTGCTGGTGATTAAAATTAACTGGATAGATGCCTTTAATATTGAGGACCCCATATGGCTGATTCTTATTCGCACCAATCCAAATATATTATTAGCTAAAAGACTCAGGTTTATTGAAGATAAATATATAGAAAACTTAGTTAGTTTGAAGTTTGAAGTTTGAACTTCTCCAGCAAATAAGGATTTGCCATGCCAGTAGATCTATCACCATCTGCTTTTTTTGTTCGATGCCAAATTTAGTTTGGTAAATAAGCATGAAACTTTGTATCCCAAGTGGCTTCGCACTCGCGAAAGTTGTATTAGTTAAGTGACTTAAGTCGATATCATTGCAGATCGATGAAGCATTTGTTACTGTTGTTTACCAGTTTAATTCGACCAATTCATTCCTGTAGATGAAAAGCTCCCAATCCATTCCTTTTGACCAAGTCAATCCATTATGCATCTATTATCCTCTCTGAATATATGCGATCTTTCGCAAGCTATGATATTAGTTATTATATGGGGTTCAGGGGTTGAGAAGTTAGAAATCGGATTTCAGAGGACTGGGGAAAAAAAAAGAAAAAAGAAAAAGACAGGACTGCATAAAAATCCTGGACTTTAGTTATACCTAGCTACAATAGGCATCATATATAACTTCAAGCAGACAAAATAATTTTACTTCAAGCAGACTATAGCTAGTACATGTATCCAATTTGTGCTGGATGATCGAATATGCTTGAAAGATTTTAATGGTTAAACACCATTTCATTATGTAAGATACTAAATAAGATTATCATCTTGATAATAAAAGTGATTAATGGTTGATTAGGAGTTTTAGTGTTTAACCTAGCATGAAAGTAAACCTAGTACGTAGTGTTAATCGCATCGATTCATAAAATATCCCCATGCCAGATCAGAAAGATGTATTAATCTAATATATAGAATCCAAAGTGCAGATGCAGAGGAACACACTCTAGCTAGCTCTTGCAGAGCACCCTATAAATTGATCTCGTGCTCTAACCAGTACCTCACTATACACAGATACCAGAACGTACAAGCCTTTCTTGCAGAGCCAGCCAGAAGTCCAGAACTACTTGAGCCATATATATATGGTGAGGTTTGTCCAATATCCCTTTGAAAAATCTGCTGCTTGTTTCACACCGACCCTCAGCTGGCATCATGAGCCGACGGTCGTTAATAAGAAGGTCCCAGCTCAGTGGAGCCCGGAGCAGGTCCGTGATCTTTTCAAAAGCGCTGACAAGAATGGTGACGGCAAACTCTCCAAGGAGGAGCTCAAGGCAGCCTTTCGGAGACTCGGATCGCGTTGGAGCTCTTTCAGAGCTAGGAGAGCTTTACGCCATGTAGATGCCAACGGCGACGGCGTCATCTCTAATGAGGAGCTCAACGACCTTATCAACTATGCCCTACAATGTGGTTATAAGCTCTAAGCGCGCGCCATGTTGTTATGGGGGTGGTGTACTAGTGTTTCTGCTTAACTACTTTACATATCTAGATCGAGTGTAGCCATGCTTCCATCTATGTTTAATATTACATAGAAGAATCTGGGTATGTAATCTACTTTATCTATATAGTGTCTCTGTATAATGAGTGTGTTAATTTGAGTGTTATGGTAGTGAAGGACGGAGGCGACCTCTTGTTGCCCCTCTTTGCCAGGGTAGATGAACTAGCTATTAGATCGAACGTACTGCCTGTATGTGTAATCTATGTATCTCTAAGCTAATTAAGACAAAATTACAGAAGAAACTTCTTTAGTAATGCGTACGAGTGCACATTCGTATATGTTGGAGTATATTAATCGATGGCAAATGGGAACAAGATTAAATCTAATTAAGTGAAGCATTCTAGCACCCGACTCAACAGCATCTTCAATTATAAGTTGCATGCACTATTAGGAACTCCCCAGTAACTCCCAAACTCACGAACAATTTACCTTCTCTACACTTACATGATAGTAAAATTCTTTCAATCTTGATT
The window above is part of the Fragaria vesca subsp. vesca linkage group LG2, FraVesHawaii_1.0, whole genome shotgun sequence genome. Proteins encoded here:
- the LOC101306488 gene encoding UDP-glucuronate:xylan alpha-glucuronosyltransferase 2-like gives rise to the protein MIEGNGFQKLSKIASSKALVIRVNLVFLALFFVVYAGLLLQPSATIYYQNAAVSLLRCSFSDCHQKGKVDDGVKMMKQVVKETKEDYIVTRREGLNASTKMEVPSFLEGRIRKGIKIGMVNMEEDDVSEWKRFGKVIPVRFNRVSEFFKWEDLFPEWIDEEEETDVPFCPEIPMPEYRNYDRMNLVVAKLPCKYPEEGWNREVFRLQVHLIAANLAVKRGAKDRNLKTKVVFWSKCRPMLEIFRCSDLVKQEGDWWLYEADMAKLKQKVSLPVGSCNLALPLWGQGIDEVYDLSKIQGSTKNAAKEAYVTVLHTTGSYVCGAITLAQSLLQTGTKRDLVLLLDDSISAPKRDALAAAGWKLRFINRIRNPKAQNGTYNEYNYSKFRLWQLTDYDKVIFIDADIVVLRNLDLLFHFPQMSATGNDIHLFNSGVMIIEPSNCTFQHLMDHRDDIVSYNGGDQGFLNEIFVWWHRLPRRVNYLKNFWSNTTLEQKKKDGLFGAHPPKLYSIHYLGLKPWLCYRDYDCNWDIQNQFVYASDAAHRRWWEIHDKLDEKLQKFCLLTKERRTNVNWERRKARKLKFPNGHWKINITDPRRKHTVEDE
- the LOC101306781 gene encoding protein TIC 22, chloroplastic-like; amino-acid sequence: MESPKPSRPLLSVSSFIHHHCLRLAADLSNRLEDTKRFAGNLLPPATRRLLSASGTPPLAWVGQPNHALAATATLSSDHVAKSLVGTAVYTISNSNNEFVLISDPDQAKSIGLLCFRKEDAEAFLAQVRTRTRELRSPAKVVPITLDQVYMLKVEGIAFRFLPDPVQIKNALELKAAGKSAFDGVPVFQSDLLVVKKKNKRYCPIYFTKEDIEKELSKVSRSSRGPGVSQNIMVGSLEDVLRKMESSEKNSGWEDLIFIPPGKSYSQHIQDVVKK